TCCAAAATGTCCTTCACTCTTAtctgagcaatttttttttttcctccgccCTCATTCCGTTTTGGCCGCGTGCGTTGTCGCTCATCGATTGCGGCCTCGCAACGCGATCGGTTTCCTCATTGATTAAACCGTGAGCGCGCTGACCCCGAAGCGCTTGCCAATCGGAAGTATTCATGTCGGCTTCCTCCGAGCAGGGAGTCAATATTATCATCGTCATTTGCTTTTGTTATGAAGGCGAGGGACGTGAAATGGATTTTAATCTGAGATTGGATTTTGGTGGAAAAAATGGTATCTCAGGGCGATACTTGAGCCTGTTTGTATTTTACCGCCCGGACAGTAAACAAGAACGTCAGTCGGCTCTGGAGCGGGCCGGCTGTTCTCGCATTCCCGAGCAGGGCCCCAAAGGAGCTTAAACAATCAAGTGGCCACCATTGAAAGTTTCAACGTACGTTGAGAAGATTAATGCGGACAATGTCCAAGTGTGtaagcgtgtgtgcgtgcgtgtccttTTGCCGGCGGCGGACCTCCCGCTCGGTTACCAGGTGGTCGTACTCGTCTTAAAGAGAGCCAACGTTTGCACCGGGGGGGCCGGAACGAGAGGGGGCTAAGCAGCCATTGTGGCAGCGACGCTAATCCCTCCTGACTAGCCTTGTTTGCATCTGACCTTAGCTCACCTCTTTGACACGCTACTAACATGCAGCGGCTAAAAAAAGACACACTCGCTGTGCATTAACAGCACGCATGCATCCTCTTagggaccccccccctcccctcgggGCCCCCCTTTAGCCGCCAGTCACTTCAAACACTTTTCCATTTGAAAGTGGccgttgtgtttttgtttattctCAAAATGCACAAGCAAGTCCAAATTTTCCACCTCATTGTTGCGCGGGCGTAGCGAGCGGCGCTTTCTCGAagcgtgtgttgttgttgtcggtAAGCTAATCTGCCTTCGCAGGTCAGTCAAAGCTGAAAATGAGCGCCGTCGGGGAAAGTCCCTTGGACCCTGACACGGCCGAGTCACGCAAGAGGAAAGGCTCGCCATGCGACACGTCGGCGCAAAGGTAAGTCTGGTCCGGTCCGGGCCATGTGATCGCTCACCGGGCCTGCTCTTGCATTTTAAAGCCACACACATTCAAAGTCACAGATGGAACAGTGAAAGAAGCGAGGacgtaaatttatttattttttttaacctagatttgttgtttgtgaaatacATTTAGATTTCATCACCTGAATAATTTTGTAGTATTTTCTTAATATTGCTTCCTTCTCCCCATGTGTAACAACATGCGTGGATTAGGTTGGCCCCGGGAAGGTGAGCGCAGACGAATAATCACCAGATCACGGGTTAGCCAAAGTTTAGCTCAAGGGTCGAGAAGTAAGCGaggacgctcacacacacacacacacacacgcttcctCCCAGAGTCAGCGCGTCCGCTCTTGTGAGCCTTTTAAGGCCCAATAGCTGATGTAAGCTGATGTAACATCCCGGCTCGTATTTCCAAAAGCAACCAGTGACCTGCGTGTTCACACTGCGTCCTCCTCCTCACCccttccccccctcccttcctccccccctcccccccctccctctctgggCCACCATGCCTGTGTGTTTTGGCCATCCAATGCGCTGACCTACTTTTTGCTGCTGTTGTCCTCGTAcatacgcgcgcgcacacacacacacacacgtttggtTTTTCACATCGAGCGCATAATGTGTTAGCGGAGCCCACGGAGACGAGCGTTGAAAGACGTACGTGCTTTAAATATGTACGCTAGCATCTGCGCGACACGCGCTTTGCTCAGTGTTTGCACAAAACCTGTTCTgcttgaatgcaaaaaaaaatgtcaggaaaagtTTTTCAGCCACTAcagttgtattatttatttgtgaaatgtggaaggattttttttcacaaaagcgGCCTTGTGTACAAGTAACGCCGTCGTCATGTGTTTGCGAGCAGCCTGGAGAAGCGGCGGCGCGAGCTGGAGAGTCGCTACATCGGCGAGCTGGCCGAGCTGCTCTCCTCCAACATGGCCGACATCGCCAGTCTCAGCGCCAAGCCCGACAAGTGCCACATCCTCAAGAGCACCGTGGACCAAATCCAGCAGATGAAGCGGCGCGAGCTGGGTACGGCACGGCGAGGGCTGCGTCCCGTTTCAATGTTCTTCCTCGGCCGCTGACTCTCATCTTTGCCCCCCAGAAAAAGCAGCTCTTTGCTCTCCGGACGACGCCGTGCAGAAGAGCGACATCTCCTCCAGTAGCCAGGGCCTGCTGGAGAAAGAAGCCCTCGGACCCATGCTGCTGGAGGTGAGCGTATCCCTCTTGTCCACTCCGTTTGTCCAAGAGCACTTATGACTCGATCATCTCGCTGGCAGGCTCTGGACGGCTTCTTCTTCGTGGTAAACCGCGAGGGCCGCATCGTGTTTGTCTCGGAGAACGTGATAAGCTACCTGGGCTACCCTCAGGAGGAGCTGATGATGTCCAGCGTCTACAGCATCCTGCACGTGGGAGACCACAACGAGTTTGTCCGCAATCTGCTGCCCAAAAGTCTGGGTGAGCCTTTTTTCAGCCTGATGGCTCACATTTAGGTCCGATTCTTCATAAATGTTCCCGTGCACAGTGAACGGCGGCGCGCCTTGGCCTCAGGAGTCCAGCCGCAGGAGCAGCCACAGCTTCAACTGCCGCATGCTGAAGAGGCCGCCCGACGAGATGGACTCGGAGAACCAGGAGGCCCGGCAGCAGTACGAGATCATGCAGTGCTTTACCGTGTCGCAGCCTCGCGCCGCCGTGCAGGAGGAGGGCGATGGTGAGCAAACGCCGGCCACAATGCGCCATCACTTGTTGTCCTTTTGGAAAATCAGTGACATGGCGCCCGCTTTGTGTTTCAGACCTGCAAAGCTGCCTGATCTGCATCGCCTGCCGGACGCCTCGGGCCCAGCCCGTCAGCACGGAGTCTTTTATCACCAAGCAGGACCCCACAGGTGAAAGTTGACCCGCTTGTTTGATCATATCGCTCaggctttaaaataaaattgttgCGATTTAATGTCATTAACCCGACATGGGTTTGCATCGGTCCTCTCAGGAAAGATCATCTCCATCGAGACCAGTGCATTGCGGGCCACCGGCCGGGCCGGCTGGGAGGACCTGGTCCGGAAGTGCATCTACGCCTTCTTCCAGCCGCAGGGCAAGGAGCCCTCCCATGCCAAAAAGCTGCTACATGAGGGTGAGAGGCCTTCCGTTgcgctccggcagagctttgccATCCCGTCGCTGACGGCGTTTTGCTCCGGCGTCTAGTGATGAGCCACGGCACCGCCATCAGCCCGCTGTACCGCTTCGCCTTGAGCGACGGCACGCCGCTCAGCGCTCAGACCCGCTGCAAGTTCTGCTGCCCCCCCAACCCAGACGTTCAGCCCTTCATCTTGGGCATTCACACTATTGACAGGTAGGTTTGATGGCTCCTCGCTTGGCACCACGCGTTGATTGGAACGCTGATCTATTTGTCGTCGCTCAGGGAACACAACACTGGTAGCTCTCAGGAAAACACTAACCCCAGCCTTCAGCCAACCCTGGGCAACTTGGCCCAGGCGCCCTCACGCTCGCCAGTCTTCGCTGCTGGCAGCAACTCAAAACAAACCTCAGGCCCCGTCGCCACCGCCTCctccgccccctccgcctcaacGGGACTTCCCGCCGGCAACAACAGCGTCTCCCCCCAACGACTGAACCCGGCCGCCGGCTACCCGCCGCCCGGCCGGACGCGTCCCCAGCAGGGCAGCAGCCCGTCGCCTCTCAGCAGCCCCGCCACAGCCGCCCCTACCTCGTTTATGTCGCGGGCCAGTCCCGGGCTGGCCGAGAGCCCGCGGGTGCCGGGCCTCCACTCGCCAGCGGGTGCACTGAACAGAcaacactctggcggcgacgctAGCAACGCCGCCCAGGCCGGGTCAAAAGCATGCTTGTCCAGACAAGCCGGGACCCCCACCGGGTTCTCCTCTCCCGGGCCAGGAGCGGAGGGTGGGGTAGAGGACTCTGTCAAAGCCCCCCCGCCCTCTGTCGCGGCTCATCTCAGACTTAATCAGCCGCTGGACAGCAACGGGACAGGAAGCGACACCAGCGACGTCCACCGCACCTCGTTGCCTCATCCTAAACCTTCTCCCGGCCCTCAGTGTCCCGCCTCCCACAGCACACTGACGGAACGTCACAAGATCTTACACCGACTGCTCCAAGACAGCAGCGACTCCAGCGCCTCCGCCTCGGCCTCCGAGGACGGCAGAGGCGAGGTGGAGATCAAGAAAGAGCCACCATCCAGTCCCGTGGTGAGCGCCGGGCTGCAACGCTCCACTTCCAGAGAGCCGCAGGACCACCAGCTGCTGCGCTTTCTGCTCGACACCGATGAGAAGGTGATGGTGCTCCATTGAACTGCATTATTTTGTCGGAGCctgctagcttgatgctaacataTTACCGGAAACACATCATTGATGTGCTCACAGAAATTAGCATCAAGCTGATTTGTCTTTGCAGGACTTGGGAGACCTGCCTCCTCCATCTGCTCTCAGCCTGCAGACAGTTCGGGTGAAGGTGGAGAAGCGAGGCGGCGGGGAGGGATGCGCGGCCGCCGTGGCTTCGGGCCCCGCCTCCAAGACCTCCTCCTCGGCCAGCGTCAGCCCCAAATCCAGCCCCGTGGGGGAGAGGAGGCGAGACAGCCGGCGAGACAGCCGGCGGGATAGTAGAGACTCCATGGTAACGGTCAAATGAAAATTTGCTCGTGGAACTCGACTCGGGGCGCCATTGCGTAATTGCCGGTTCACTTTCTGTAATAAACTCTTTTTCAGATGTCCGGCGGCACCTCCGACACGGAGCCCCTCGCTCAGCCGACGCCCGCCCTCAGAGGCTCGAACGTGGCCAAGCAGGGCGGCGCCGACGACGCGGGCGCCCCCGGGGGAGGCCCTCAGCTCCACTCTCCGGCCCCCCAGACCCCGGCGCAGCTCCAGTCGCCGGGGCCTCCGCTGCAGTCTCCGCTGTCGCAGTCCCGCTTGCAGTCGCCGTCGCCGCAGCTCCACTCGCCCTCCCCCAAGCTAAAGCTGCAGTCGCCCACCCAAGCGCAGCCCGGCGGCATCAGTGTGAAGAGGGAACTGCCTAGCACTCCCAACAGAGGTAGACCCGGCGTGGATTGGAGGGGTGCGAACGATTCCAAACTTATCCCGTGTGTTTTCCCCAGGCAACGTTGAAGGCGGCCTCGCTTCAGGCTGCAATCCCCCGAATCAGTCGGCCTTCGATTTCTGCGGCCCCCTGACTCCGAGCCAGGCCCAAGGAACGGGACACGTGGACCTCTTCCAGGCCCCCAAAGACAGCGGCAGTCCCTTCCCTGAGGCTGAAATCGCCAACCCGTTCAGTTCAAGCACTGGTGAGTGAGCTGTCACACTTACACACTTGACACTGCGAGGCGGATGTGTAATGTGTTAACACATTCGGTGCATGTGAAACTTCAACACAGCCCGGTtcagattatttattttattttttctaaatgAATGTCCTTCCAACTGTGTTGCTTAACCCACTCAGGCCCGTCCAAGTTAGATTTGGCCGACTCGCAGTTCCAGCCGCTGTCTCTGAACGACTCGCAGTTCCAGCCTCTGTCTCTGACCGACTCGTTGTCCTTTGATGCCCTGGGAACGCCACTGCAAGCGCCTTTTACCTCGCCACAAGAGTGAGCATCACTTAATAAACCAATTAGTCATGCATAGGTTCATTTCAGCTCCCGTCATTTAAAAAGTGCCATGGCGGCCATTGTTTACAAGCATGATTGTCGTTTGTGAGCAGGCAGTGCGTACCTTGCACGCTGGACGAAGTCCTGGGTCCCCCGACCACGGCCGAGGCCCGGAATGACGAGAAGGCTCTGCTGGAGCAGCTGGTCTCCTTCCTCAGCGGCACTGATGAAAGTGAACTGGCCGAGCTGGACAAAGCTCTGGGGATCGACAAACTGGTGCAGGTACGTAGCGCCGAGGCATTCTCTTTTTTTGGCTTCTGACATCCGGGCTTTGCAGGGCGGCTGCTACGACCCGCTGCCCCAGAACTTCCCGACTCAGCAAGTCACTGCCAACCCGCTGCCATCCTACCCTCCCCAGTTTGCGCCGCCCGCTCAGTTCGCGGCAGAGCTGGGGCAGCAGCAGGCGCCGGGCTACGGGCCCCCCCGGGGGACCTTCCTCGGCAGGGCCCCCGGCGCCGTGGCGGGCCTCCGTCCGCAGGGGATGCCCCGGCCGCCGCAGGGCATGGCCGCCCAGCTCAGGCTGCCGCCAAACCAACTGCGGCTGCAGCTCCAGCAGAGACTCCAGGGTCCACAGCAGGTGAGAGAAAAGCCTCAACTCTCAATTTGTGGAAATATggagtctttattttttttattctctcaGCTTCAGAACCGTCTCGCGATGAATTCGTTCCCTGTCGGAGCAGGAGGTGGCCAGCACGTCAACATGGCCGTTCGTCTGGGGGCGCCGCAACCTCAAATACCTTCGCAGGTGAGGCCCTGGTTCAGATTttttgttctgtcatttttttcccagttTGCCATTAAGTGTCCATTTGTAAGCCAGGCGAAAATAGTTGATTCATGAATGACCGTAAAAGTGTTTCATAGCTAATTTATGGAGCTTAAAAAGTATTGCCTCTCTTTGTGTTCATGTTTGGTGAAAGCGAGCTCTTCAATTTGATAGATGCGGCCTTAACCACTCCATTTGTCCTCCGTCCCCAGCCTCcgctaaacgcgcagatgctgGCTCAGCGTCAGAGAGAGCTGTACAGCATCCAGCACCGCCAGCGTCAGCTTTTTCAGCAGAAGGTCATGCTGATGAGACAGAACATggcaggcgccgccgccccggcCGCCACCCCGGCCGTCGCCAGGCTGCCCAAAGGCGACAACGCGTCCGCGTCTCAGCAACAGGCGCAGTTCAACTTCCCCGCCGGCTACGGCCCGGTGCCGGGGAATCCTCCTACCTCACCCGGTCACTTCAGCGGCGGCCCCGTGCCGGGAGGGGCGCCCACCCCCCTGGACGGCAAAATGAGTAGCCAGACGGCGTTGCTGGGCGGCGTGCCGGCTCCGCCCTTCGGTGGCGGTCCCTCATTGCAGCAGCAAGGGCTGATGCAGCAGTTTGGGGCGGCCGCGGTCCAGCCGGACTCGCCTTTCCCTCCTGAGCTCAGCCCCGGCAGTCCGCTCTTGTCGCCTCAGAACTCCACTTCCCAGAGTCCTATGCTCCagcaagccccgccccctagctACCAGTCTCCAGATATGAAGAGCTGGCCACCAGCCAGCAACAGGTGAGGGACGCCCTCCTGTTTATTGGACACGTGCAGAAATAAGCAAACTTGTTTTTCGCCCGCAGCCTGTTCAGTCCGTCGTCGCAGCACAGCGGGGGGCAAACGTTCGGCCAGCAGGGGGTCTACAACAACATGAGCATCACCGTGTCCATGGCGGGGAGCTCGGCCGGCGCGGGCCCCTTACCGTCCTTGGGGCagcccggcggcggcggcggcatgacCTCGCTGTGCAGCGACCAGCAGGTCAGAACAGAACCGACCAACAAAGTGATTCTGAATCGCCGCTGCGTTGCGTCCAAACGTGCGAATGTGTTTTCGCAGGCCCAGCAGGTGCAGCAGGTGCAAGTGTTTGCCGACgtccagtgcaccgtcaacctgGTGGGCGGCGACTCCTACCTGAGTCAGGGCTCAGCCGCCGGCGCCGGCCCGAAGGCTCCCGGACCTCCGTCGGGCGGCCAGAGCAGCCAGGCCCAGCAGAAGAGCCTCCTCCAGCAGCTGCTCACCGAGTGACCCCGCCACCCCCCGTTCCCGCCTCAAACCGACAGAGCACCACTCCCTCTTTACTCGTACGCCTCCTCTGCACCCGTGGCAGTCTCACCTCAGGACGGACGGAGGGCGTCTGGCCGTGGATGGCGTGGCGCCGACGCCCCGAGGAGGGGCCGGCGCCGGCGAGCCGTCTGTCTGACAACCTGTCTGTCTGCCTCAGCCTACTCAAGGCAGCGTTGTCTTTGCTGCTCATCCCCAcacagcccccccaccccaagccGCCCACTTCCTGGTTTCTGTCCAATTGGGACACGGGAGTACCTCGGAGGGGCAACGGCCCCCGCCTGGGCTTTTTTTGGTTCTCTTTTCCGGGAATGTGACGACGGAAGCTCGATATCAGCTGGTTCTGCGACGCTCTCTCTCTGTCAGCTACACAGTGCCTGGTGGAAGTTTGAGCTTCTTCGTTTTCTTCTTCCACACTCGATTATTCgatttggttgttgttgttattttttatttttttttctgtcgtcGTTCTGCTCTCTTCGTTGTCGTCATCATCTCTGACAACAGCCCGCAAAGGACGCGGTGACGATAAGTGGATGGGAGACAGACGGGATGCTGCtcacttttgatttttttttttttgggaactctttctcttttatttttgtatcaaGTATCAAAGACAACAACCGTGACTGACTGTTGGGATGACTTCACAGTCGCGTGTTTattcgccctccctccctccctccctcacctcAGTAGCTGTGAATACGAGGCCGCCTCGGCCTCCCCCGTTCTCTCTTTCTATCCCGCGCTAACTCGGCCTATCAGTGTTGTTTGCCACGCAAGGCGTGCGTGGCGTTGTACAGTACAGAAGGAAAGACATTAacagatgggaaaaaaaatgtggaaaatgccCCTTTCACGCGGCGCCGTCAAGGCGTATCAAGCGTCGCTCGGCAGACGTTTTTCCTGAATTCGGCACCGACATTGGACTGCCGAGTACTTCTCCGAATCCGGCACTGATATTCAACTGCCCTTCTAAGCACTCGAGATGGAACCAAGATGGCAGCCGACTCCGGCTCTCTATGCAAAATTCCCACTTTCGAATTTGGCACCAAGAGTCAACCCCCCGCTTTGCAAACGCGACATCCTTATCACACGGTTCTGACGTATCCCTGAATCCGGCACCAACATTTCAAGCAGCTTTTTGAAGTCTCGCCATTTGACCTACCCAAGATGGCCACCGGTTCAGTGTGAAAGGGGGCTCTCATTGAATCCGAGTCGTAGCGTACTGATCTATATTGCAGCGGAGGAGGAAGTAGTCCCCCACAccccccccaccaaaaaaaaaaaaagaaatgtgaagAATTGCATCC
This genomic stretch from Syngnathus scovelli strain Florida chromosome 20, RoL_Ssco_1.2, whole genome shotgun sequence harbors:
- the ncoa1 gene encoding nuclear receptor coactivator 1 isoform X1 is translated as MSAVGESPLDPDTAESRKRKGSPCDTSAQSLEKRRRELESRYIGELAELLSSNMADIASLSAKPDKCHILKSTVDQIQQMKRRELEKAALCSPDDAVQKSDISSSSQGLLEKEALGPMLLEALDGFFFVVNREGRIVFVSENVISYLGYPQEELMMSSVYSILHVGDHNEFVRNLLPKSLVNGGAPWPQESSRRSSHSFNCRMLKRPPDEMDSENQEARQQYEIMQCFTVSQPRAAVQEEGDDLQSCLICIACRTPRAQPVSTESFITKQDPTGKIISIETSALRATGRAGWEDLVRKCIYAFFQPQGKEPSHAKKLLHEVMSHGTAISPLYRFALSDGTPLSAQTRCKFCCPPNPDVQPFILGIHTIDREHNTGSSQENTNPSLQPTLGNLAQAPSRSPVFAAGSNSKQTSGPVATASSAPSASTGLPAGNNSVSPQRLNPAAGYPPPGRTRPQQGSSPSPLSSPATAAPTSFMSRASPGLAESPRVPGLHSPAGALNRQHSGGDASNAAQAGSKACLSRQAGTPTGFSSPGPGAEGGVEDSVKAPPPSVAAHLRLNQPLDSNGTGSDTSDVHRTSLPHPKPSPGPQCPASHSTLTERHKILHRLLQDSSDSSASASASEDGRGEVEIKKEPPSSPVVSAGLQRSTSREPQDHQLLRFLLDTDEKDLGDLPPPSALSLQTVRVKVEKRGGGEGCAAAVASGPASKTSSSASVSPKSSPVGERRRDSRRDSRRDSRDSMMSGGTSDTEPLAQPTPALRGSNVAKQGGADDAGAPGGGPQLHSPAPQTPAQLQSPGPPLQSPLSQSRLQSPSPQLHSPSPKLKLQSPTQAQPGGISVKRELPSTPNRGNVEGGLASGCNPPNQSAFDFCGPLTPSQAQGTGHVDLFQAPKDSGSPFPEAEIANPFSSSTGPSKLDLADSQFQPLSLNDSQFQPLSLTDSLSFDALGTPLQAPFTSPQEQCVPCTLDEVLGPPTTAEARNDEKALLEQLVSFLSGTDESELAELDKALGIDKLVQGGCYDPLPQNFPTQQVTANPLPSYPPQFAPPAQFAAELGQQQAPGYGPPRGTFLGRAPGAVAGLRPQGMPRPPQGMAAQLRLPPNQLRLQLQQRLQGPQQLQNRLAMNSFPVGAGGGQHVNMAVRLGAPQPQIPSQPPLNAQMLAQRQRELYSIQHRQRQLFQQKVMLMRQNMAGAAAPAATPAVARLPKGDNASASQQQAQFNFPAGYGPVPGNPPTSPGHFSGGPVPGGAPTPLDGKMSSQTALLGGVPAPPFGGGPSLQQQGLMQQFGAAAVQPDSPFPPELSPGSPLLSPQNSTSQSPMLQQAPPPSYQSPDMKSWPPASNSLFSPSSQHSGGQTFGQQGVYNNMSITVSMAGSSAGAGPLPSLGQPGGGGGMTSLCSDQQVRTEPTNKVILNRRCVASKRANVFSQAQQVQQVQVFADVQCTVNLVGGDSYLSQGSAAGAGPKAPGPPSGGQSSQAQQKSLLQQLLTE
- the ncoa1 gene encoding nuclear receptor coactivator 1 isoform X2 — protein: MSAVGESPLDPDTAESRKRKGSPCDTSAQSLEKRRRELESRYIGELAELLSSNMADIASLSAKPDKCHILKSTVDQIQQMKRRELEKAALCSPDDAVQKSDISSSSQGLLEKEALGPMLLEALDGFFFVVNREGRIVFVSENVISYLGYPQEELMMSSVYSILHVGDHNEFVRNLLPKSLVNGGAPWPQESSRRSSHSFNCRMLKRPPDEMDSENQEARQQYEIMQCFTVSQPRAAVQEEGDDLQSCLICIACRTPRAQPVSTESFITKQDPTGKIISIETSALRATGRAGWEDLVRKCIYAFFQPQGKEPSHAKKLLHEVMSHGTAISPLYRFALSDGTPLSAQTRCKFCCPPNPDVQPFILGIHTIDREHNTGSSQENTNPSLQPTLGNLAQAPSRSPVFAAGSNSKQTSGPVATASSAPSASTGLPAGNNSVSPQRLNPAAGYPPPGRTRPQQGSSPSPLSSPATAAPTSFMSRASPGLAESPRVPGLHSPAGALNRQHSGGDASNAAQAGSKACLSRQAGTPTGFSSPGPGAEGGVEDSVKAPPPSVAAHLRLNQPLDSNGTGSDTSDVHRTSLPHPKPSPGPQCPASHSTLTERHKILHRLLQDSSDSSASASASEDGRGEVEIKKEPPSSPVVSAGLQRSTSREPQDHQLLRFLLDTDEKDLGDLPPPSALSLQTVRVKVEKRGGGEGCAAAVASGPASKTSSSASVSPKSSPVGERRRDSRRDSRRDSRDSMMSGGTSDTEPLAQPTPALRGSNVAKQGGADDAGAPGGGPQLHSPAPQTPAQLQSPGPPLQSPLSQSRLQSPSPQLHSPSPKLKLQSPTQAQPGGISVKRELPSTPNRGNVEGGLASGCNPPNQSAFDFCGPLTPSQAQGTGHVDLFQAPKDSGSPFPEAEIANPFSSSTGPSKLDLADSQFQPLSLNDSQFQPLSLTDSLSFDALGTPLQAPFTSPQEQCVPCTLDEVLGPPTTAEARNDEKALLEQLVSFLSGTDESELAELDKALGIDKLVQGGCYDPLPQNFPTQQVTANPLPSYPPQFAPPAQFAAELGQQQAPGYGPPRGTFLGRAPGAVAGLRPQGMPRPPQGMAAQLRLPPNQLRLQLQQRLQGPQQLQNRLAMNSFPVGAGGGQHVNMAVRLGAPQPQIPSQPPLNAQMLAQRQRELYSIQHRQRQLFQQKVMLMRQNMAGAAAPAATPAVARLPKGDNASASQQQAQFNFPAGYGPVPGNPPTSPGHFSGGPVPGGAPTPLDGKMSSQTALLGGVPAPPFGGGPSLQQQGLMQQFGAAAVQPDSPFPPELSPGSPLLSPQNSTSQSPMLQQAPPPSYQSPDMKSWPPASNSLFSPSSQHSGGQTFGQQGVYNNMSITVSMAGSSAGAGPLPSLGQPGGGGGMTSLCSDQQAQQVQQVQVFADVQCTVNLVGGDSYLSQGSAAGAGPKAPGPPSGGQSSQAQQKSLLQQLLTE